A window of Castanea sativa cultivar Marrone di Chiusa Pesio chromosome 1, ASM4071231v1 contains these coding sequences:
- the LOC142606312 gene encoding 4-coumarate--CoA ligase-like 9 isoform X2, producing MDQAAKHHHLIDPKSGFNRETKTFHSLRPSIHLPPQHIPMSAAEYAFSLRLLNSSPWQHLDSLAFINSSTGQRVSFSEFTRKTLTLASCLHSVIGLSKGDTAFVLSQNLVQVPILCFSLLSLGVVISPANPLNTDSEISRLIQLCNPVIAFSTSSSAHKLSNVTTLRFKTILLDSPEFDSMTTSSTPIQKLDHVEVRQSDLAAIFYSSGTTGTVKGVMVTHRNLMGNVAGAYANRTTERKSPAVLLCTVPYFHMYGYSFILRLVALSECAVVMERFDLRKMVRAMEEFRVTHLALAPPLLAAMAKNDDVTGGCDLSSLEEVVCGGAPLGKDVISAFLTRFPRVALLQGYGLTESTGGVFRTWGAEESVHWGAAGKLSAGFEAKIVNPDTGDALPPGKQGELWIKGPAIMKGYVGDPEANSATLVADGWLRTGDLCYIDEGGFLYVVDRLKELIKCKGYQVAPAELEHVLQSHPEIVDAAVIP from the exons ATGGACCAAGCAGCGAAGCATCATCATCTCATCGATCCAAAGAGCGGTTTCAACAGAGAAACAAAGACTTTCCACAGCCTCAGACCCTCAATTCATCTTCCTCCACAACACATTCCTATGTCAGCAGCTGAATACGCTTTCTCACTTCGACTACTCAACTCATCGCCATGGCAGCACCTTGACTCACTCGCTTTCATCAATTCCTCCACGGGTCAACGCGTCTCCTTCTCCGAGTTCACTCGCAAAACCCTAACTCTAGCCTCTTGTCTCCATTCAGTTATCGGACTCTCCAAAGGCGACACCGCCTTCGTTCTCTCTCAAAATCTCGTTCAGGTTCCGATCCTCTGCTTCTCGCTGCTCTCTCTCGGTGTAGTCATCTCTCCGGCTAATCCACTCAACACCGACTCTGAGATTTCCCGCTTAATCCAACTATGCAACCCAGTGATCGCGTTTTCCACTTCATCCTCTGCTCACAAGCTTTCAAATGTTACCACTCTCCGTTTCAAAACCATCCTCCTCGACTCGCCCGAGTTCGACTCAATGACGACGAGTAGTACTCCGATACAAAAGCTCGATCACGTCGAAGTGAGACAGTCCGATTTGGCGGCGATATTTTACTCGTCGGGGACCACCGGAACAGTCAAAGGAGTGATGGTGACTCACCGGAACCTAATGGGGAATGTGGCCGGAGCTTACGCGAACCGGACGACGGAGAGAAAATCGCCTGCGGTGCTCCTCTGTACGGTGCCATACTTTCACATGTACGGGTATTCGTTTATTTTGAGGTTGGTGGCTTTGAGCGAGTGCGCGGTGGTAATGGAGAGGTTTGATTTGAGGAAGATGGTGAGAGCGATGGAGGAGTTTAGGGTGACCCACTTGGCGCTGGCTCCACCGTTACTGGCTGCTATGGCTAAGAATGATGATGTAACGGGCGGTTGTGATCTGAGTTCGTTGGAAGAGGTTGTGTGTGGCGGCGCTCCGCTTGGGAAGGACGTAATCTCCGCTTTCTTGACAAGGTTTCCGAGAGTTGCCCTTCTGCAG GGTTATGGGCTTACTGAATCAACAGGAGGAGTGTTCAGAACATGGGGTGCCGAGGAGAGTGTTCATTGGGGAGCAGCAGGGAAGCTTTCAGCAGGTTTTGAAGCTAAAATTGTGAACCCAGACACAGGTGATGCTTTGCCTCCCGGCAAGCAAGGGGAGCTTTGGATTAAAGGACCTGCTATTATGAAAG GTTATGTTGGTGATCCCGAAGCAAATTCTGCCACCTTAGTAGCTGATGGGTGGTTGAGAACGGGTGATCTTTGCTATATTGATGAGGGAGGTTTCCTTTATGTTGTAGATAGGCTTAAAGAATTGATCAAATGTAAGGGATACcag GTAGCTCCTGCAGAGCTGGAACATGTGCTTCAATCTCATCCGGAGATAGTTGATGCTGCTGTTATACC
- the LOC142606312 gene encoding 4-coumarate--CoA ligase-like 9 isoform X3 — translation MDQAAKHHHLIDPKSGFNRETKTFHSLRPSIHLPPQHIPMSAAEYAFSLRLLNSSPWQHLDSLAFINSSTGQRVSFSEFTRKTLTLASCLHSVIGLSKGDTAFVLSQNLVQVPILCFSLLSLGVVISPANPLNTDSEISRLIQLCNPVIAFSTSSSAHKLSNVTTLRFKTILLDSPEFDSMTTSSTPIQKLDHVEVRQSDLAAIFYSSGTTGTVKGVMVTHRNLMGNVAGAYANRTTERKSPAVLLCTVPYFHMYGYSFILRLVALSECAVVMERFDLRKMVRAMEEFRVTHLALAPPLLAAMAKNDDVTGGCDLSSLEEVVCGGAPLGKDVISAFLTRFPRVALLQGYGLTESTGGVFRTWGAEESVHWGAAGKLSAGFEAKIVNPDTGDALPPGKQGELWIKGPAIMKGYVGDPEANSATLVADGWLRTGDLCYIDEGGFLYVVDRLKELIKCSSCRAGTCASISSGDS, via the exons ATGGACCAAGCAGCGAAGCATCATCATCTCATCGATCCAAAGAGCGGTTTCAACAGAGAAACAAAGACTTTCCACAGCCTCAGACCCTCAATTCATCTTCCTCCACAACACATTCCTATGTCAGCAGCTGAATACGCTTTCTCACTTCGACTACTCAACTCATCGCCATGGCAGCACCTTGACTCACTCGCTTTCATCAATTCCTCCACGGGTCAACGCGTCTCCTTCTCCGAGTTCACTCGCAAAACCCTAACTCTAGCCTCTTGTCTCCATTCAGTTATCGGACTCTCCAAAGGCGACACCGCCTTCGTTCTCTCTCAAAATCTCGTTCAGGTTCCGATCCTCTGCTTCTCGCTGCTCTCTCTCGGTGTAGTCATCTCTCCGGCTAATCCACTCAACACCGACTCTGAGATTTCCCGCTTAATCCAACTATGCAACCCAGTGATCGCGTTTTCCACTTCATCCTCTGCTCACAAGCTTTCAAATGTTACCACTCTCCGTTTCAAAACCATCCTCCTCGACTCGCCCGAGTTCGACTCAATGACGACGAGTAGTACTCCGATACAAAAGCTCGATCACGTCGAAGTGAGACAGTCCGATTTGGCGGCGATATTTTACTCGTCGGGGACCACCGGAACAGTCAAAGGAGTGATGGTGACTCACCGGAACCTAATGGGGAATGTGGCCGGAGCTTACGCGAACCGGACGACGGAGAGAAAATCGCCTGCGGTGCTCCTCTGTACGGTGCCATACTTTCACATGTACGGGTATTCGTTTATTTTGAGGTTGGTGGCTTTGAGCGAGTGCGCGGTGGTAATGGAGAGGTTTGATTTGAGGAAGATGGTGAGAGCGATGGAGGAGTTTAGGGTGACCCACTTGGCGCTGGCTCCACCGTTACTGGCTGCTATGGCTAAGAATGATGATGTAACGGGCGGTTGTGATCTGAGTTCGTTGGAAGAGGTTGTGTGTGGCGGCGCTCCGCTTGGGAAGGACGTAATCTCCGCTTTCTTGACAAGGTTTCCGAGAGTTGCCCTTCTGCAG GGTTATGGGCTTACTGAATCAACAGGAGGAGTGTTCAGAACATGGGGTGCCGAGGAGAGTGTTCATTGGGGAGCAGCAGGGAAGCTTTCAGCAGGTTTTGAAGCTAAAATTGTGAACCCAGACACAGGTGATGCTTTGCCTCCCGGCAAGCAAGGGGAGCTTTGGATTAAAGGACCTGCTATTATGAAAG GTTATGTTGGTGATCCCGAAGCAAATTCTGCCACCTTAGTAGCTGATGGGTGGTTGAGAACGGGTGATCTTTGCTATATTGATGAGGGAGGTTTCCTTTATGTTGTAGATAGGCTTAAAGAATTGATCAAAT GTAGCTCCTGCAGAGCTGGAACATGTGCTTCAATCTCATCCGGAGATAGTTGA